A section of the Leptotrichia buccalis C-1013-b genome encodes:
- a CDS encoding metal ABC transporter permease, with translation MEFIKIFEYAFMRNALVVGLLSSICCGIIGTYIVNKKMVFISSSISHASYGGIGIGIYLIYFFNLPIKDPLFFGLIFSILSGVLILVLKDTLHVDGDLGIGIVMSMGMAIGIIFAFLTPGYQSDMSTYLFGNILLSNTLNIILLLILDIITITFFIIFYKSIVYTSFDENFYKIHSVPVTFINYFMIILISSVIIINIKTIGIILIISILTIPQAIAASLARKYSAIIILSIIFSFIGILSGLYFSYTLNIPSGPSIIVLLTILLALVKIWGFVKGKFLN, from the coding sequence ATGGAATTTATAAAAATTTTTGAATATGCCTTTATGAGAAACGCCCTTGTTGTAGGCCTTCTTTCAAGTATATGCTGTGGAATAATAGGAACTTATATCGTAAATAAAAAAATGGTCTTTATTTCATCAAGTATCAGCCATGCCTCTTACGGCGGTATTGGAATAGGAATTTACCTGATTTATTTCTTTAACTTGCCAATAAAAGATCCATTATTTTTTGGACTGATTTTCTCAATATTATCAGGTGTGCTGATTTTGGTTCTAAAAGACACTCTTCACGTTGACGGTGATTTGGGAATAGGTATCGTTATGTCAATGGGAATGGCTATCGGAATTATTTTCGCCTTCTTGACACCAGGCTATCAATCCGATATGTCAACTTATTTATTCGGAAATATCCTTTTATCCAACACCCTAAACATAATTTTACTGCTAATACTGGACATCATTACAATCACATTTTTCATCATCTTCTACAAAAGCATCGTCTACACCAGCTTTGATGAAAACTTCTACAAAATCCACAGCGTCCCAGTAACCTTCATAAACTACTTTATGATAATCCTAATATCCTCCGTCATAATAATAAACATAAAAACAATAGGAATCATCCTAATAATCTCAATCCTGACAATCCCGCAGGCAATCGCAGCCTCACTCGCAAGAAAATACTCAGCAATCATAATTCTATCCATAATTTTCTCATTTATCGGAATACTATCAGGACTATATTTTTCCTACACACTAAATATTCCGTCAGGCCCTTCAATTATTGTGTTGCTTACGATTTTATTGGCGTTAGTTAAGATTTGGGGATTTGTGAAAGGAAAATTTTTGAATTAA
- a CDS encoding AAA family ATPase — translation MLKNKSPFEKIKTLLEKIEKEEHDWIDYDEKKYKIIEDIAILVKDIPKKKIHMKYEDDTKIIKKFRINFKKNKKIIELLEKYDTFHTPNIEEAYHSDYSSFREMEFIKIEEEGLSDGEKIKLQYFSTLHGVLNGEFKDKKYITLFFDEVETFLHPEWSRRFLYELIKELGRYEDKKFKLIFATHSPFLIADVLAKDCIYLSKDENGKIIAEIKDDVKTFGANIIDLFKNTMFLESTFGKFATEKIKGVVEEINNTKDYYQIKDNLEINFIIEEIGEKLISNKLKSMIESKFENKDEEKAEEYYRKKIEEYQAKLDELEKKKITGILKNKNTNL, via the coding sequence TTGTTAAAAAATAAATCTCCTTTTGAAAAAATTAAAACATTGTTAGAAAAAATTGAGAAAGAGGAACATGATTGGATTGACTATGATGAAAAAAAATATAAAATTATTGAAGATATTGCTATTCTTGTAAAAGATATACCAAAAAAGAAAATTCATATGAAGTATGAAGATGATACTAAAATTATTAAAAAATTTAGAATTAATTTTAAGAAAAATAAAAAAATTATAGAGTTGTTAGAAAAATATGATACTTTTCATACTCCAAATATAGAAGAAGCATATCATTCTGATTATTCTTCATTCAGAGAAATGGAATTTATAAAAATAGAAGAAGAAGGATTAAGTGATGGAGAAAAAATAAAATTACAGTATTTTTCAACCCTTCATGGAGTTTTAAATGGCGAATTTAAAGATAAAAAATACATTACACTTTTTTTTGATGAAGTAGAAACTTTTCTACATCCTGAATGGAGCAGAAGATTTTTATATGAATTAATAAAAGAATTAGGAAGGTATGAAGATAAAAAGTTTAAATTGATTTTTGCAACACACAGTCCTTTTCTGATAGCAGATGTTTTAGCAAAAGATTGTATTTATTTGAGTAAAGATGAAAATGGAAAAATTATTGCTGAAATTAAAGATGATGTGAAAACTTTTGGGGCTAATATTATTGATTTGTTTAAAAATACTATGTTTTTAGAATCGACTTTTGGAAAATTTGCTACTGAAAAGATTAAAGGGGTAGTAGAAGAAATAAATAATACTAAAGATTACTATCAGATAAAAGACAATCTTGAAATTAATTTTATAATAGAAGAGATTGGAGAAAAATTAATTTCTAATAAGTTAAAATCAATGATTGAATCAAAGTTTGAAAATAAAGATGAAGAAAAAGCTGAAGAATATTACAGAAAAAAAATAGAAGAATATCAAGCAAAACTAGATGAATTGGAAAAAAAGAAAATAACAGGAATTCTAAAAAATAAAAATACAAATTTATAA
- a CDS encoding YkvA family protein encodes MAKRSMNFDEIRKAKKLARFLGEFSENFLVIIRLVEAVIKGEYQIETWNLIKLIGAIMYVILPLDAVPDAIPVLGFTDDIAVVAEILKSMADIINDFKKWEENK; translated from the coding sequence ATGGCAAAAAGAAGTATGAATTTTGATGAAATAAGAAAAGCAAAAAAATTAGCAAGATTTTTAGGAGAATTTTCAGAAAATTTTTTAGTGATTATTAGATTGGTAGAGGCAGTTATAAAAGGGGAATATCAAATAGAAACTTGGAATTTAATTAAATTAATTGGAGCTATAATGTATGTTATTTTACCGTTAGATGCAGTGCCAGATGCTATTCCAGTTTTAGGTTTTACAGATGATATAGCAGTAGTAGCAGAAATTTTGAAAAGTATGGCAGATATAATAAACGATTTTAAAAAGTGGGAAGAAAATAAGTAA
- a CDS encoding radical SAM protein: MEISKSLRISLTEKCNYRCFFCHEEGLDMSKKRISKTKEEVYDLIEIALKNGYNDLTFTDGEPLTKKKDIQWYFKKLDHKKMYPDITIVTNGFLMDDELLECVSKYKGNFKFNISLHSLNPEDYEKIICLAENLNSEKVMDVRFKKVVENIRKAKLRNLNIKLNFVLLKGINTGKDKIREILEFALQNNIDYIKFLELLVIEGKKELYKYFTEIEQIEEVWKDELKLLLKDIPRRKLYLYKDKLKVELQKCTCSFGCSNCLKNRDVNLTAELKYFPCFILSNENYEVKRENLLEKVKLGNEKIMDLLRSMEKTVHC; encoded by the coding sequence ATGGAAATAAGTAAATCTCTAAGAATTTCATTAACAGAAAAATGTAATTACAGATGTTTCTTCTGTCATGAAGAAGGATTAGATATGAGCAAAAAAAGGATTTCTAAAACGAAGGAAGAAGTTTATGATTTGATTGAAATTGCTTTAAAAAATGGATATAATGATTTGACTTTTACTGATGGTGAACCGTTGACAAAAAAGAAAGATATTCAATGGTATTTTAAAAAATTAGATCATAAAAAGATGTATCCAGATATTACAATTGTCACAAATGGATTTTTGATGGATGATGAATTGCTCGAGTGTGTATCAAAATATAAAGGGAATTTTAAATTTAATATATCGTTACATTCGTTAAATCCAGAAGATTATGAAAAAATTATTTGCTTAGCTGAGAATTTAAATTCAGAAAAAGTGATGGATGTTAGATTCAAGAAAGTGGTAGAAAATATACGAAAAGCTAAATTACGAAATTTGAATATAAAATTAAATTTTGTATTATTGAAGGGGATAAATACAGGAAAAGATAAAATAAGAGAAATTTTAGAATTTGCATTACAAAATAATATAGACTATATTAAATTTTTGGAATTGTTGGTAATTGAAGGGAAAAAAGAATTATATAAATATTTTACTGAAATAGAGCAGATTGAAGAAGTTTGGAAGGATGAATTGAAACTTTTGTTGAAAGATATTCCTAGAAGAAAATTGTATTTGTATAAAGATAAGTTGAAAGTAGAATTACAAAAATGTACTTGCAGTTTTGGTTGTAGTAATTGTTTAAAAAATAGAGATGTGAATTTGACTGCTGAATTGAAATATTTTCCTTGTTTTATTTTATCGAATGAAAATTATGAAGTTAAAAGAGAGAATTTATTAGAAAAAGTTAAATTAGGAAATGAAAAAATAATGGATTTGTTAAGAAGTATGGAGAAGACAGTCCACTGCTGA
- a CDS encoding Cas10/Cmr2 second palm domain-containing protein, whose protein sequence is MSEKDKTFENVLKENRVLVSIETVKIKDFIFSTNKLKLIRGASYLLDYMNQVEVPRILKKYGLEYKTHELVDKIYNINADKEFLEKVDEEIDKTIDKRILYIGAGNAKFLVDSKKTAEKICKEIKEIYKSLAPSAKVVAECYPMKENEKIWTAIDELAQKTAEKKSEGFPMLNIDLPFAVKCDLSGTEPAVVSLKNLEKDLENIEIHRSGEGSDDDKQVEDTITAIRNVIKKDNMKISEESAVKIKYSNKMIKDDVNEIGFYSIIKKALNYDIHLNTEIDDYSVGDSFIGFVYSDGDGLGDFLKNVKKVYTIEEEYLKFMRKFSVILDRNTKYVLKEVIKEMYEKGKFVKKKPILKDGKFVKDEKGENIEKSVIGEFLIVGGDDVCAVFPADLAIEISYEFQKQFEEKMKKFTEIENQKNEKKNPENITSSCGVVIAKNKTPMFQLFEQGLKLQKSAKAKRYQENKNREGEVRTGYIDFQVIGNEGNVDIKKYRKKWYDKFDKKDENERKLYISKRPYSINKLDEKVSESIDKLIENVKKLKNKNFPNTKIRYIYDLKKDETKTDNEKIMESINILSKMSLEEIQVLDEVWKIKDKIKLDFETGNEKFKEFFDNIFDILEIYDFIQKDEKSSEKEDNNSGN, encoded by the coding sequence ATGAGCGAAAAAGATAAAACATTTGAAAATGTATTAAAAGAAAATAGAGTTTTAGTAAGTATTGAAACTGTAAAAATTAAAGATTTTATTTTTTCAACGAATAAATTGAAATTGATTAGAGGGGCAAGTTATCTTTTGGATTATATGAATCAAGTCGAAGTGCCAAGAATATTGAAGAAATATGGATTAGAATATAAAACACATGAACTTGTAGATAAGATTTATAATATTAATGCCGACAAGGAATTTTTAGAAAAAGTAGATGAAGAAATAGATAAGACTATTGATAAAAGAATATTGTATATTGGAGCTGGAAATGCTAAATTTTTAGTTGATAGTAAAAAAACTGCTGAAAAGATATGTAAAGAGATAAAAGAAATATACAAAAGTTTAGCTCCAAGTGCAAAAGTAGTTGCAGAGTGTTATCCAATGAAAGAAAATGAAAAAATATGGACTGCAATTGATGAATTGGCACAGAAAACTGCTGAGAAAAAAAGTGAAGGATTTCCTATGTTGAATATTGACTTGCCATTTGCTGTGAAGTGCGATTTATCAGGGACTGAACCAGCTGTTGTAAGTTTGAAAAATCTAGAAAAAGATTTGGAAAACATAGAAATTCATAGAAGTGGTGAAGGTTCTGATGATGATAAACAGGTGGAAGATACTATAACTGCTATAAGAAATGTTATAAAAAAAGATAACATGAAAATTAGTGAAGAAAGTGCTGTAAAAATTAAGTATTCTAATAAAATGATAAAAGATGATGTGAATGAGATTGGATTTTATTCGATTATAAAAAAGGCTCTTAATTATGATATTCATTTAAATACAGAGATTGATGATTATTCAGTAGGAGATAGTTTTATTGGATTTGTGTATAGTGATGGAGATGGACTTGGAGATTTTTTGAAAAATGTAAAAAAAGTTTATACAATTGAAGAAGAATATTTAAAATTTATGAGAAAATTCAGTGTTATTTTGGATAGAAATACGAAATATGTGTTGAAAGAAGTTATTAAGGAAATGTATGAAAAAGGTAAATTTGTGAAGAAAAAACCGATTTTGAAAGATGGAAAATTTGTGAAAGATGAAAAAGGGGAAAATATTGAAAAATCTGTAATTGGAGAATTTCTTATTGTTGGAGGAGATGATGTTTGTGCAGTATTTCCAGCAGATTTAGCAATAGAAATTTCATATGAATTTCAAAAACAATTTGAAGAAAAAATGAAAAAATTTACTGAAATTGAAAATCAAAAAAATGAAAAGAAAAATCCAGAAAATATAACTTCTTCTTGTGGAGTTGTAATTGCGAAAAATAAAACACCGATGTTTCAATTATTTGAACAAGGTCTTAAATTACAAAAATCTGCTAAAGCGAAAAGATATCAAGAAAATAAAAATAGAGAAGGGGAAGTGCGAACAGGATATATTGATTTTCAAGTAATTGGTAATGAAGGAAATGTTGATATAAAAAAATATAGAAAAAAATGGTACGATAAATTTGATAAAAAAGATGAAAATGAGAGAAAACTGTATATTTCAAAAAGACCATACAGCATTAATAAATTAGATGAGAAAGTATCTGAAAGTATTGATAAACTCATTGAAAATGTAAAAAAATTGAAAAATAAAAATTTTCCAAATACAAAAATTAGATATATTTATGATTTGAAAAAAGATGAAACAAAAACTGATAATGAAAAAATTATGGAATCAATAAATATTTTATCTAAAATGAGCCTGGAGGAAATTCAAGTTCTAGATGAAGTATGGAAAATAAAAGATAAAATAAAATTAGATTTTGAAACTGGAAATGAGAAATTTAAAGAATTTTTTGATAATATTTTTGATATATTGGAAATTTATGATTTTATTCAAAAGGACGAAAAATCTTCAGAAAAGGAGGATAACAATAGTGGGAATTAA
- a CDS encoding RAMP superfamily CRISPR-associated protein, with amino-acid sequence MGIKIGYEVKLLTPANTAETGTIGKEIDVEIKRDKNGMPYFSAKHIKGIFRGKILEFRNAFAGINENVFEEYFGDNLNGEKFSEKYFGSEGNNPSKIRFSDLKLKTEKNLEKINHKIGDRYGVKINRKTRVAEDNSLFNYEFVKSKNIFVGNFELSNKFFEKEENEENLEKKLKFLLASFLHIDKIGGLKSRGLGKVEIRFTSVGIDEKCDLNEKSSRFETVKEISEIILEDRLKKSNLKELGKVEKYSYTLNFLEVSVLQGKVRQNAVGLRNSLQGSSIRGAVIQYGLDNNFKIEDLLKIKIAEVKKIVKKGGDEKEEFKLASGFKTKYPVKNNKPEKIDKAISVMKEYKTYSKDESGIKFERDSLSLLNAEGTELSIKIDEKTRTTKESYLFSTEYMDLTNVEKEEGISFKGIVEIPEGLFEIGKEYELKIGKYKTKGFGKVEIKFEKYSKKQGMSIRDRIEKLNNQIKEDFVRFDDENNKKSEEEREKVCSGDEKLKEGKQKLITFDFLSDMILPFNEVSNVGDQILILFDENFGEKLTLNNRRTFVNVEKLRGYNIINNSRKMDEIVITQGSVISYCVDNENLEGILGYLEKIEENGIGLRRNEGFGRVRICSERECGK; translated from the coding sequence GTGGGAATTAAAATAGGATATGAAGTGAAATTGCTGACACCAGCAAATACAGCTGAAACTGGTACGATTGGAAAGGAAATTGATGTTGAAATAAAAAGAGATAAAAATGGAATGCCATATTTTTCAGCTAAACATATAAAAGGAATATTTAGAGGAAAAATTTTAGAATTTAGAAATGCTTTTGCTGGGATTAATGAAAATGTTTTTGAAGAATATTTCGGAGATAATTTAAATGGAGAAAAATTTTCAGAAAAATATTTTGGCAGCGAAGGGAATAATCCGAGTAAGATTAGATTTTCAGATTTAAAATTAAAAACCGAAAAAAATTTAGAGAAAATTAATCATAAAATTGGGGATAGATATGGTGTAAAAATTAACAGAAAAACAAGAGTAGCAGAAGACAACTCATTATTTAATTATGAATTTGTAAAATCTAAAAATATTTTTGTAGGAAATTTTGAGTTAAGTAATAAGTTTTTTGAAAAAGAGGAAAATGAAGAAAATTTAGAAAAGAAATTAAAATTTTTGTTGGCTAGTTTTCTTCATATTGATAAAATTGGAGGTTTGAAATCAAGAGGATTGGGGAAAGTTGAAATTCGATTTACTTCTGTAGGAATTGATGAAAAATGTGATTTGAATGAAAAGAGTAGTAGATTTGAAACAGTAAAAGAAATATCAGAAATTATATTAGAAGATAGATTAAAAAAATCAAACTTAAAGGAATTAGGAAAAGTAGAAAAATACAGTTATACTTTGAACTTTTTGGAAGTTTCAGTACTTCAAGGAAAAGTCAGACAAAATGCAGTTGGACTGAGAAATTCTTTGCAAGGATCTTCGATAAGAGGAGCTGTTATTCAGTATGGATTGGATAATAATTTTAAAATTGAAGATTTATTGAAAATAAAAATTGCTGAAGTGAAAAAAATTGTGAAAAAAGGTGGAGATGAGAAAGAAGAATTCAAATTAGCAAGTGGATTTAAAACGAAATATCCTGTAAAAAATAATAAACCAGAAAAAATTGATAAAGCGATTAGTGTGATGAAAGAATACAAAACGTATTCTAAAGATGAAAGTGGAATAAAATTTGAAAGGGATTCATTGTCATTATTGAATGCGGAAGGGACTGAATTGAGCATAAAAATTGATGAAAAAACACGAACTACGAAAGAAAGTTATTTGTTTAGTACAGAATATATGGATTTGACTAATGTAGAAAAAGAGGAGGGAATAAGTTTTAAGGGGATTGTAGAAATTCCAGAAGGACTGTTTGAAATTGGGAAGGAATATGAATTAAAAATTGGGAAGTATAAAACAAAAGGGTTTGGAAAAGTAGAAATTAAGTTTGAAAAATATTCTAAAAAACAAGGTATGAGTATTAGAGATAGAATCGAAAAATTGAATAATCAAATTAAAGAAGATTTTGTAAGATTTGATGATGAAAATAATAAAAAATCTGAAGAAGAAAGAGAAAAAGTCTGTTCTGGAGATGAAAAATTAAAAGAGGGGAAGCAAAAATTGATAACATTTGATTTTCTTTCAGATATGATTTTGCCATTTAATGAAGTTAGCAATGTTGGAGATCAGATTTTAATATTATTTGATGAAAATTTTGGAGAAAAATTAACTTTAAATAATAGAAGAACTTTTGTGAATGTAGAGAAATTGAGAGGATATAATATCATAAACAATTCAAGAAAAATGGATGAAATAGTTATAACTCAAGGAAGTGTAATTTCTTATTGTGTTGATAATGAAAATTTAGAGGGAATTTTGGGATATTTAGAAAAAATAGAGGAAAATGGAATTGGACTTAGAAGAAATGAAGGCTTTGGAAGAGTTAGAATTTGTAGTGAGAGAGAATGTGGAAAATAG
- a CDS encoding RAMP superfamily CRISPR-associated protein: protein MDFSTFKNKYILTGKIVVLNALHIGSGREKDDRDAPFISLDDDKNFYIPGSTFRGYLSTKLERFLDSGNGFKIKNNGEELNEADVKLIFGYTNLDKEKNLDVKKRVVAKFLNKKIEEIGEEEVNKNLKDLKSLAGRIHISDMPVLKDVKYVTRDGIKIDRNTGATKKGAKFDYDVVPAGTEFDLNIELENIENYQLDLIGLALNDILKDNGDLFGGKTSRGIGKCRLKDLKMKYVTSDDKEKLKKYIFEGKFPYEIKEQEKIFKTENLSLD, encoded by the coding sequence ATGGATTTTTCAACATTTAAAAATAAATATATCTTAACAGGGAAAATAGTTGTTTTGAATGCTCTACATATAGGAAGTGGAAGAGAAAAAGATGATAGAGATGCCCCTTTTATATCATTAGATGATGATAAAAATTTTTATATTCCTGGATCAACTTTTAGAGGATATTTAAGCACAAAATTAGAAAGATTTTTAGATAGTGGGAATGGATTTAAAATAAAAAATAATGGCGAAGAATTAAATGAAGCTGATGTAAAATTGATATTTGGATATACTAACTTAGATAAAGAAAAAAATTTAGATGTAAAAAAAAGAGTTGTAGCGAAGTTTTTAAATAAAAAAATAGAAGAAATCGGAGAAGAAGAAGTTAATAAAAATCTAAAAGACTTGAAATCTTTGGCTGGAAGAATACATATATCTGACATGCCTGTATTAAAAGATGTCAAATATGTAACAAGAGATGGAATAAAAATTGATAGAAATACAGGAGCTACTAAAAAAGGAGCAAAATTTGATTATGATGTAGTTCCCGCAGGAACAGAATTTGACTTAAATATTGAATTGGAAAATATAGAAAATTACCAATTGGATTTAATAGGATTGGCGTTAAATGATATTTTAAAAGATAACGGTGATTTATTTGGTGGTAAAACTTCAAGAGGAATTGGAAAATGTAGATTAAAAGATTTAAAAATGAAGTATGTAACATCAGATGATAAAGAAAAATTGAAAAAATATATTTTTGAAGGAAAATTTCCATATGAAATTAAAGAGCAAGAAAAAATATTTAAAACAGAGAATCTTAGTTTAGATTAG
- a CDS encoding RAMP superfamily CRISPR-associated protein, producing MEKEFLKLENKLVLELEIEPISPLIIKLGDGSEEENSNKEKSESVISFVTSDSPRGNLVEYDKNKKNKDSREGEIFIPGSTLRGLFREKFNKIYDIIKDDESNFKEKNKNHREVNNLFGWIEGEEAQKGRIFIEDAYLEKEELRKNFYLKNIDEALSEVIMKRDITPIDQFTGKAVVPLNYECTMEKFETELIINNISLEEMKNIYFILRDSYLGEIRLGNSKTRGFGQVKFNIKSMVIENYRDKTKFVVNLKNYFEIDFFNSIKLGNEFLKENLRLKKEFKEINVKNPNEFIKALFREVE from the coding sequence ATGGAAAAAGAATTTTTAAAATTAGAAAATAAATTGGTTTTAGAATTAGAAATTGAACCTATTTCTCCTTTAATTATAAAATTGGGAGATGGTTCTGAAGAAGAAAATAGCAATAAAGAAAAAAGTGAAAGTGTAATATCATTTGTGACTTCAGATTCTCCAAGAGGGAATTTAGTGGAATATGATAAAAATAAAAAAAATAAAGATTCTAGAGAAGGAGAAATATTTATTCCTGGTTCTACATTAAGAGGATTATTTAGAGAAAAATTTAATAAAATTTACGATATAATAAAAGATGATGAATCAAATTTTAAAGAAAAAAACAAAAATCATAGAGAAGTTAATAATTTATTTGGTTGGATAGAAGGAGAAGAAGCTCAAAAAGGTAGAATTTTTATAGAAGATGCTTATCTTGAAAAAGAGGAATTGAGAAAAAATTTTTATTTAAAAAATATTGACGAAGCATTGAGTGAAGTGATAATGAAAAGAGACATAACTCCAATAGATCAGTTTACTGGAAAAGCAGTTGTACCACTAAACTATGAATGTACAATGGAAAAATTTGAAACAGAATTGATTATAAATAATATTAGTTTGGAAGAAATGAAAAATATTTATTTTATTTTAAGAGATAGCTACTTAGGAGAAATTAGATTAGGAAATTCTAAAACAAGAGGATTTGGACAAGTAAAATTTAATATTAAAAGTATGGTTATTGAAAATTATAGAGATAAAACAAAATTTGTAGTTAATTTAAAGAATTATTTCGAGATTGATTTTTTTAATTCAATAAAATTAGGAAATGAATTTTTAAAAGAAAATTTGAGGTTAAAAAAAGAATTTAAAGAAATAAATGTAAAAAATCCAAATGAGTTTATAAAGGCACTTTTTAGAGAGGTGGAATAA
- a CDS encoding TIGR03986 family type III CRISPR-associated RAMP protein, protein MGKNNVIPIKQYPYNFVSLGEKVIDRGKREVGTNTGKFKCKLITKSPLFIGGKKIDDAGHTLEYFYKENERLTIPASSLKGAIRNIVDVLTNSVIRNIEDERLEERLKPNRESIVKYGIIESLPKDGEDGIIRLAHRVKVKKEILSKKSPTYDKKGKIYKIYMKEKIKKIDKIETEKEYQELLGKKDGKGVITVTIWVASERPKEKYEKILVKTNEILYRFTKKELEDIEYLIKQRSDRDKKENKDFYYKSRKGGSEKNFFKLKVGDPIIMYKKNTKDDMVHLVFSEIPRIRYKFSPLDLVPKKFQPSDSLEKLSFSEKLFGTIGDNTKKDNNKEGDLVALEGRVFFEDAKIINKNPKIINNGKLVILKPFGEPHPTQVSFYLNRKDYNSNAEEGIFIKGRKFYWHHRDKIEKDFKTFSNSITMNSREKYNSSLELLDYGNEFEFDVHFENLMDSELGVLIYALELENGLLHKIGRGKAFGFGSCKIIIEEFNLENRNKYSNFSESIFESGKKEKYINKAKEKYINERANVEELKIILSQTNNLDFSKSPFPEENGRTPGKNTLNWFLNKKSKGELILEGILKISGK, encoded by the coding sequence ATGGGAAAAAATAATGTGATTCCAATAAAACAATATCCATATAATTTTGTATCACTTGGAGAAAAAGTTATAGATAGAGGAAAAAGAGAAGTAGGAACAAATACTGGAAAATTTAAATGTAAATTAATTACGAAAAGTCCTTTGTTTATAGGTGGGAAAAAAATAGATGACGCAGGTCATACTTTAGAATATTTTTATAAAGAAAATGAAAGATTGACTATTCCAGCAAGTTCCTTAAAAGGAGCAATAAGGAATATAGTAGATGTTTTAACAAATAGTGTAATTAGAAATATTGAAGATGAAAGATTGGAAGAAAGATTAAAACCTAATAGAGAAAGTATAGTTAAATATGGAATAATAGAATCCCTTCCTAAAGATGGGGAAGATGGTATTATTAGATTGGCTCATAGGGTAAAAGTGAAAAAGGAAATTTTATCTAAAAAATCTCCTACTTATGATAAAAAAGGTAAGATATATAAAATTTATATGAAAGAAAAAATAAAAAAAATTGATAAAATAGAAACAGAAAAAGAATACCAAGAATTATTAGGAAAAAAAGATGGGAAAGGTGTAATTACAGTAACAATATGGGTTGCTTCTGAAAGACCGAAAGAAAAATATGAAAAAATACTAGTCAAAACAAATGAAATATTATACCGTTTTACTAAGAAGGAACTTGAAGATATAGAATATCTCATCAAACAAAGAAGTGATAGAGATAAAAAAGAAAATAAAGATTTTTATTATAAAAGTAGAAAAGGCGGAAGTGAGAAAAATTTTTTCAAGTTAAAAGTTGGTGATCCGATCATAATGTATAAAAAAAATACTAAAGATGATATGGTTCATTTAGTTTTTTCTGAAATACCTAGAATAAGATATAAATTTTCTCCATTAGATTTAGTCCCAAAAAAGTTTCAACCTAGTGATTCATTGGAAAAATTATCTTTTTCAGAAAAATTATTTGGAACAATAGGGGATAATACCAAAAAAGATAATAATAAAGAGGGTGATTTAGTTGCTTTAGAAGGAAGAGTATTTTTTGAAGATGCTAAAATAATTAATAAAAATCCTAAAATAATAAATAATGGGAAATTAGTTATATTAAAACCTTTTGGAGAACCTCATCCTACACAGGTATCTTTTTATTTAAATAGAAAAGATTACAATAGTAATGCAGAAGAAGGAATATTTATAAAAGGAAGAAAATTTTATTGGCATCATAGAGATAAAATAGAAAAAGATTTTAAAACATTTTCTAACTCAATAACAATGAATAGTAGAGAAAAATATAATTCAAGTTTAGAATTATTAGATTATGGAAATGAATTTGAATTTGATGTTCATTTTGAAAATTTAATGGATTCAGAGCTTGGAGTATTAATTTATGCTTTAGAACTAGAAAATGGATTATTACATAAAATAGGTAGAGGAAAAGCATTTGGATTTGGAAGTTGTAAAATAATAATTGAAGAATTTAATTTGGAAAATAGAAATAAATATAGTAATTTTTCAGAAAGTATATTTGAAAGTGGCAAAAAAGAAAAATATATTAATAAAGCAAAAGAAAAGTATATTAATGAAAGAGCTAATGTTGAAGAATTAAAAATAATACTTTCACAAACAAATAATCTAGATTTTAGTAAAAGTCCTTTTCCAGAAGAAAATGGTAGAACTCCAGGGAAAAATACACTAAATTGGTTTTTAAACAAAAAATCAAAAGGAGAATTAATTTTAGAAGGAATATTAAAAATATCTGGAAAATAA